The genomic window GCTGAACGCGAGTCGACCTTATGCCGTCACCAGCCGCCTTCGGGCGGCTTTTCTGCTTTCGCGATCACCGCGCCCGAACAACGCCTCGTGCCCTGAAAAGAACGATGATGTGCGGCTCCGCCATGTCGGGGACAGACCGGTGATTTGTGCAAGAGATGAAAGGCGATGTTATGTTCCGCCCACGATGTCCGCGAAGCCTCGCGCATCATCACTCTCAAGCGACCAATCATGCTGATGGAAGATCCAACGCTCGCGCACGACACGCGCGCGCCCGGCGACGAAACCACCACGCTGCGCCAGTGGCTCGCGGTGGCCGCCGTGACAATCGGCGCCTTCGCCTTCGTCACGACCGAGTTTCTGCCCGTAGGCCTGCTGCCGCATGTGGCGAAGGAGTTGAACATCCTGCCCGGCGTCGCGGGACTGATGGTGACGACGCCCGGCATCGTCGCCGCCATTTCCGCGCCCGCGCTGATGCTGGGCGCGGGACGCATGGACCGTCGCCATGTCTTTCTGTGGCTCACGGCGATCCTGCTCGTATCGAATCTGTTGTCCGCATTCGCCCCGAATCTCGCCGTCATGCTGACCGGCCGCGCATTGCTGGGCGCCGCGCTCGGCGGCTTCTGGACGCTCGCGACCTCGGCATCGGGCCGCCTCGTCGCACCGCGCGACAGCGCACGCGCCATGGCCGCGATTCTCACGGGCGTCACCTGTGCCACCGTGATCGGCGTGCCGCTCGGCACGTTGATCGCGAGCGTCGCCTCGTGGCGCGTTTCGTTTCTCGCGACGGGCGGGCTCGTCGCTGTCGCGTTGATCGCGCAGTGGCTGCTCGTGCCGTCGCTGCCCTCAGCCGCCGCGTTGCGCTTCGCGGATCTCACGGCGCTCATGCGGCGCGCGCATCCGCGCAAAAGCCTCTTGATGGTCGCGCTGATCTTCGGTGCGCATTTCTCCTCGTACACTTACGTCACGCCCTTTCTTCTCAACGATGCGCACCTCGACATGTCGACGGTAACGTGGCTGTTGCTCGGCTTCGGCATCATCGGTTTCTTCTCGAATTTCGCGGTGTCGTCGGTGGTGGCGCGCAGGCTCAAGACGTCGCTCGTCGCAATGACCTCGCTGCTGATGTTCTCGCTATTGCTGTTGCCCGTGCTGCGGCATCTCGAGTTCGGCGTGGGCGCTGTGGTGCTGGCGTGGGGCATCGCTTTCGGTGCGCTGCCGCTGTGCTTCAGCGTATGGATTCAGCGTGCGACGCCCGAGCATCCCGAAGCAGGCTCGGCGTTGTTCGTCGGCATCATTCAGGTGGCGATTGCGGCGGGATCGTTCGTCGGCGGCGCAGTGGTCGATCATGTGGGCATTCCAACCGACTTCATGGTCGGCGCGGCGCTGGCCATGCTCGGCCTCGCGACACTCGCTGGCATCGACGGCGAAGCGTCACGCAACGATACGTGCAGCGTGCCATGCGAAGCCGCGCCTGATTGATTCCGGGTCGCTATCGCGGCATCGAGCGAAACGGACACCCGTCGATGCCGCGTCACGCGATCGGCGAGACCCATTGACTGCGCCACGCAGGCGCAGCGAAGGGATCGGAGAAATACTGCGTTTCGTGAACGACCTTACCGTCGCGGAACTCCATGATGCTCACCACGCATGACGGCCGCCCCTTGTAGGCGATTGTGTACTCCGTGATCCAGAGATTGCCTTCGCCCTGAATTCGCCTGACATCGAAACCCGATGGCTTGTCCGGATGATGTCCACGCAACGCCTGCAAATTGCGTCGCCCGTGAATTCGCTCGCCTGACTGCGGATAATCGCAGATGGCATTGTCTTCGTAGATGGCGTGTTCCGCATCGAGATCGCCGGATGCCGACGCATGCCAGTGCGCGTCCAGCGCGTGACGAATGGCTTCCTTCGACATCGATTGCCTCCGCATACGGTTCCGCGTCCGACTTCATCTGCGTTGAGGAATAAAGCCCGGGCTGCCGGTCTTCACGACTTCGTTATACCGCTGCCTCGTCTTGATGTTATTGACTGCGTCGAAGGCATCGGCGGGCAGTGCGCTGATGTCGAAGTTCTCGCGCGCGCGGGCCGCCGTCTTGGGCGTAGTCAGTAAAGCCCCGCCGCGTTGAACAGCCCATGCAAGAAGCACTTGTGCGGGCGTCCTTCCGGTTCGCCCGGCAACCTCCGCGACGACAGGATCTTCGAGCGGCCCCGGCCTGATGCCATGACCCAACGGTGCAAAGGCCAGAAAAACGATGCCCTTCTCCTTGCAGAAGTCCAGCAACTCCGTTTCCGGCAGATAGGGATGCGCTTCGATCTGCACCGCCGCCGGCTTGATGCGCGCTGCTTCATACAAGGGCCGCAATTCATCCAGGCCGATGTCCGACAGCCCGATTGCGCGACATCTGCCATCGCCGACCAGCGCTTCCATCGCTCTCCACGTATCGAGCAAAGTGATGCCTTCGTCGTAGATCACATTGCCCTTCTCATCGCGCGGGTCTTGTTCGTCACCCGGTTGAAACGCGAAGGGCGTATGGATGAGATAGAGATCGAGATAGTCGAGGCCGAGTCTTTCGAGACTCGCGTCGAAGGCAGGTTTGACGCGCTCCGGCCGATGATTCGTGTTCCACAGCTTGGTGGTCATGAAGACGTCTTCGCGCGCGATCCCTTCCGCAAGCCCGCTTCGCAACGCTTCTCCGACTTCGCGCTCGTTCTGATAACGCTCGGCGCAATCGAAGTGGCGAAAGCCGGTTTTCAGCGCATCGCGGGTCGCGCTGATGGTCGTCGCGGGGTCGGGTATCAGCGTGCCGAATCCGAGCGCGGGCATGCGGCCGCCGCCATGATCAAGCGCGATGGTGCGGGTCCGAAAATCCAGAGACTCAATCATGACGATACCTCCGCAATATCTCGTGGCGAGCGACGAAGACCAGCGCGCGTGCGTCCGATAGCGGCCGGTCTTACGTCCTGACGATTAACGAAGCGACTGAAAGCTCGCGCGAAGTTCCTGCGTGAAGACTTGCGGCTGCTCCCACGCGGCGAAATGGCCGCCTTTGCTCAGGCGGTTGTAGTGAATCAGCTTCGGATAAGCCTTCTCGGTCCAGCTTTGCGGCGCGGAATAGATTTCATCGGGAAAGACACTGACCGCGACCGGAAGCATCACGTGCTTCGGTGCGAAGAAGTTCAGCTTGTTCTCCCAATAGAGCCTCGCCGACGACACGCCCGTGTTCGTCAGCCAGTAAAGCGTGACGTTGTCGAGAATGTCGTCTCGCGTGAGCCCTTCGGATTGTCCGGCGAAGACGCGTGCGATCAACGCCTGACTCGCGGCGTCGTGATCGAGCATCCATGCAGCGGCGCCGATGGGCGAATCCTCGATGCCGTAAAGCGTCTGCGGACGATTCGACATTTCGAGCGCATAGCCTAGACCGTGCTTATAGAAGTAAGCGAGTTGCTCGAACGCGTGCTGTTCATCGGGCGAAAGACCTGCCGGTGCGGGCTGGCCATACTTGAGCGCCTTGTCGATGTCATCGGGCACCGTCGCCGGCATGTTGGTGTGGATGCCGAGCAATCCAGGCGGCGTCAGCAACGCCATCTGCTCGGTGACGGCATTGCCCCAGTCGCCGCCTTGCGCCACGTAACGCGTATAGCCGAGACGCTGCATTAGCACCACCCACGCGCGTGCAGTGCGGCCCGGATCCCAGCCGGTCGCGGTCGGCTTGCCCGAGAATCCGTAGCCCGGCAGCGACGGAATCACGACATCGAAAGCATCTGCAGCCGTGCCGCCATGCGCGGTCGGATTGGTCAGCGGATCGATGATCTTCATTTGCTCGATGATCGAGCCGGGCCATCCATGCGTGATGATCATCGGCATCGCATTCGGCTGCTTCGAGCGCACATGGATGAAGTGGATATCGAGTCCGTCGATCTCGGTGACGAACTGCGGTAACGCGTTGAGTCTCGTCTCGACTTTGCGCCAGTCGTAAGTCGTCGTCCAGTAATGCGCGAGGCTTTGCATCGTGACGAGTTGCACGCCTTGCGATGCATCGGTGACGGTTTCGCGTTCAGGCCACCTCGTCGCCTTGACGCGCCGTTTCAGGTCGGCGAGTTGCGCTTCCGGCACATGCACGCGCAAGGCACGGATAGCGGTCTTGTCGCCGCCCTTGGGCTGCGCGATATCGGTAATCGATGCATCGGCGAACGCGAAGCGGCTCAATGAACCTGCCGCCGCAATCGCAGCGGCCATACCGATGAAGCGGCGGCGCGATGCGGTCCCGTAAAGCATATCGTTTGACATACACACTCCTGCTTGCGCTGCACCGAATGGTTCTTCCCGCTCAGTTCCCCGCCTCGCCGACCGTGAGCCGGTTATCCACGCTGCTCACGCCCGCCACCTTTCTCGTGGCTCCCGCTGCGGAATCGATCTGACCCGAGTCGGGCACGGTGCCTTTCAGCGTGATGCTGCCGCCGTGCGCGAGCACGTTGATGTGCGACGAATCGAGCCCTTTGACATGCGTGAGCGACTGACGCACCGAATGACTCAGCGCACGGTTGTTCGCACGCTCCTGCTTCTTGCTGACGGCATCGGTGCCGCCCGACGACGAATCCGCCGCCGATGCGCTCGGCATGACAGCCAGCGAAGTGGCGACGAGTGCCGTCGCGGCCGTGATGGCAAGAATCAATGTTCGGATCTGCATGCCTGTCTCCCGATGATGTGAAGCCGCGACGTCCGTCGCTACGTTGCATGACAGTCTTCATTAGAGAAGTTCGCGCGCAACGCTTCAATCATCCGCAGGTATGCCCGCCCATACATCGGTATATTCCGGACCGAAGGCGAGCGCGCACTGCTCACGAAGAAACCGCCAGCGGCAACGTAAAGAAGAAGCGCGCACCGCCATGGGGCGATGCGTTATCTGCCGCAATCTCTCCACCATGCGCCTCGATAATCGAGCGGCAGATTGCGAGCCCCATGCCCATGCCGTTTTCCTTCGTCGTAAAGAAGCTCTGAAATACGCGATTCATGACCTGCGGGTCGATGCCCGGCCCGCTGTCCTCCACCGCGCACGTGACCGAAGACGCATCGGGCATGGTCGTGCGGATCGTAATCTCGCTGCGCGCGTGCGCCGTCGAATCCATCGTTTGCATTGCCTGCATCGAATTAACGAGCAGGTTCACGATGACCTGCTGCAACTGCACGCGATCCGCCAGCACGACCGGCGAACCCGTCGCACTTTTGCGCACGATATTCACGCCATGCGCATGCACTTCGTGCTGCAAAAACACGAGTGCTTCGTCGATGAGCGCATCGAGCGGTGCCGCAACGCGCTTTGCATCGCGCCGCACCGCCATTGCGCGAATACGATCGACGATATCGACCGCGCGTTTCGCATCGATGGCAATGCGCTGTCCGATAAGCCGCGCTTCGGCGACATCCGGCACCGGACGATCGAGCCAGCGCGTGCCGAGCGCGCTGTTCATCGTGATCGCCGCGAGCGGCTGCTTCAACTCGTGCGCAATCGATGCGCTCAGTTCGCCCAGCATCGAGATGCGCGCGGCGTGCGCAAAATCCGCCTGAAGGCGCTGCAACATTTCCTGCGCGCGAATGCGTTCCGTCAGGTCGACGAGACTGATCAGCGCAATGCCCAGTTCCTCCGTTGCGCCCGGCCGTGCGACTGTCAGCAGCACGTCGATGATGCGGCCATCCAGCGTTGGCACTCTGGTGGTCTCCTGAAACAGCGCCGCACCGCTATAGCGGCTCTCCAGCGCCCGCCGAAACGTGCCGGGGCTATCGCGCCACACCCATGAGAGCGGGCCGAGCAGCACGCTCCTGTCGCGCGCGCCGAACATCTGCGCGGCATGATGATTGACTTCCTCGACAACAAGCAACTCCATCGCCCGATCGAGCCATCCCGGATGAGTGTCGATGTAATCGGAGAGATCTTCCACGCCTTGCGCGCGCAGTTCCGACAACAACGTGATCAGCGGCTGTGCATCGATCTGCCACAGCCCGACCGGCATATCGAAGAACAAGCTGCGATAGCGATGCTCGCTGCGCACGAGCGCCGCATGCGCCTGCTTGCGCGTGGTGATGTCCTTGAGCGCGCCGAGCACGCGCATGCCTGCGTCCACATCGACGATCACATGTCCCACCAGTTGCAGATGCCTCACGGAGCCATCCGGCATCATCAGACGATGCTCCACATCGAAAGGCTGACGGTCGTGCGTGGCGCGATCGAGCATGAGGCGCACGAACGTCACATCGTCGGGATGCACGCGTGCCAGCATCAGATCGAGCGTCGGCACCGTCGCGAGATCGTATTCGAAGATACGAAAGCTTTCCTTCGACCAGAACAACTCGCCGCGCGCCACGTGCCAGTCGAAACTGCCGGTACTGCTCAGTTGCTGCGCGTCCGCGAGCAACGCTTCCGCATGTTGCAGATCCGCATAGAGGCGCGCGGTTTCGAGCGACATCGCCGCCTGCGACGCCAGCAGACGAAGCACCGCCGTGCGCGCCGGCGTGAACACGTTCGAGGCCAGACTGTTTTCGAGGTAGAGCACGCCGATCAGCCGCGTCTGCTTCACAAGCGGCAGACACAGAATCGAGCGGCAATCGTTGCGGCGGATGTACTCGTCCGACGAATACGGATTCACCGACGACGCATCGTCGAGCAAGAGGCTGTCACCCGTGCGCATCACATAGCGCAGCACCGATTTCGGCAGATCGGCCTCTTCCGCGCGCTGCTTCGTCAAACGCACTTCGACGACATCGGCGCGGGTCGTCGCTTCGGCTTCCACGCGCAGTTCCTTGCGCCGTTTGAGGATCAGCACGCCGCGGTTCGCGCCGGCATGTTCGAGCGACAGTCTCATCAACGTGTGGATCAGTTCTTTGAGATCGACCCCGCTGAAGATGGCGCGCGACACGTTGACGACGGTCGCGAGATCGAGCTGTTCGTTCGATGTTGCGATCGTGTTGTCGAACTTCGACGTCTCGTGACGCAATTGCGCATGGCTGCGTACCATCTGGCTCACCTTGCCCCTTGCGCCCCAGCGGTCATAGCATGAGCGCGCATTGAGAAGATAGCTGTCCGCGATCGTTTCGAGGCCACGCTCCGCATGAAAGCGCGCGGCCAGTTCATGCGCGAGCGCCTGGTTCTGAATGAACCCGTGCTCGCGCGCCGATCGCACCGCCTCCTCGTAGAAGTGCATGGCTTCCGGGTCGCGGCCTTCCACGCGTGCCAGTTCCGCTGAAACCAGCGCGTGCCGATGACGGAAGTTCTCGGGACAATGCTTCGTCCACAGCGCGAATTTCTCGCAAGTCGCATGAATCGCATCGCGCCACTCGCGTTGCTGCTCTACATTCGCCGATGCATGAAGCGCGGCGAGCGTCAGCGCATGAAAGAAGTGGAACGTGGCCTCGATGGGCAACGCCATGGCCGCATCGAGTATGGAGCGCGCGTTGTGTGCGGCGTCGAGTGCATCGGTATAGCGCGCGTCGAGATACGCGAGCATCAGACGCATGATGTAATGGAACGCGATCCCGCAGCCGAAGTTGGCCCGCGCGACCACGGCGAACGATGCCTCGGCATCGAAAGCATGAACGCCGCCGGCCTGTCCTTGCAGCGTCGCGACGAAATGCTGTTCGAGGCGGATCGTTTCATAGACGGCATCGTTACGGCTCTGCCGCGCAAACGATGCATAACGCTCCGACACGCTCAGCACGTCGGCGAGCGGTGTGCCCTTTTCTATCGTCTGCCAGACCGTCGTGAAGGCGAGATATCCCGCGAAGGCCAGATCGCCCACGTCGAGGCACGCGGCGCTCGCCCGCTCGAGGATCGGCAGATCGGTCATGATGTGACGTCGCCAGAAGTTGATGTGATTGCCATGCAGATGCAGCAGCTTGCCCTGAAAGCGCCGGTTGCCGAACTTCTCGTTGAGCTTCAGCGACATCTCCGAGTACTGCACGGCAGACGCAATATCGCCGAGGCTCGACACCAGCATCAGCGAGTAGTTGCCGTAGGCGAAGCTCGACTTGTCGGTATTGCCCGCGCGCAACGAGAGATTCACCGCCTTCAGCGTGATGAGCGGATAAAACGCGGGCCGCGCGATGAATGCGCACGGCATCGATTCCACCAGCAAGTCGACGATGGCCCAGGTCGCCGGATCGGACGCCACGGGCGCATCGACGAGTGTGCCGATCGCGCGGCCCGCTAGATTGAGCGTCGTGTCGCGCAACTCGGCTTCGACTTCGGCGTTGACGGCGGTATCGTCGAGCGGCAGCAGCACGCCGAAATCGCGCAACGCAAGGCGCGCCACGTCGAAGCTTTCGTCGAAACGTCCGGCGACCTGATACAGCTCCATGCGCAAACCGAAGACCTTCGCGCGGTCGAGCGTGGAGTGCGCGCGTTCGAGCAGCATGTCGAACAACGTGTCGGCCTGCGCGAAATCGCCCGCCAGATACTCGCATTCGGATAGCGCCAGATACAGCTCGAACGTGCGCTCGTAATGACGCGTCCACGCATCGAGCGCGAGCAACGCGGCGCCATGCGCGAGATACGCCCGCGCGGATGCGAACGCGGCCGAATGCATCGCGCGCTGTCCCGCCGCATAATTCAGCGCAACCGTGCGCTCGCGCTCGGCGTCGTCGTTCATGAGCGACGCTGCACGGTTGAGATGATTGACGATCTCGAAGAGCAACTCATCGAGCTTGTCCGACGATACCGCCGAACTCAGCGCACGGCCGATACGCAAGTGAGCCGCCGCGCGTTCTTCGGCGGGAATCAGCGCGTAGGCCGCTTCCTGCACGCGATCGTGCGCGAACACGTAGGCATCGTCGATCCGGCGCACGAGGCCCGCGCTCACGGCGCCCCACAGCTTTTTATCGATCGATGCTTCGGGCTGGCCGTCGATCAATGCAAGCGCATCGATCTTCGCGACATTGCCGAGAATCGCGAGCTGGCCCAGCGCATCGCGCGTGGCTTCGGGCAAGCGGTTGAGCTTCATCGCCATCAACTCGGCGACGTTCTCGGTCAGGCCCTTGCCGTGGATGCGCGGCAAGTCCCATGTCCAGATGCCCGCGTGATGATCGAAGGCGATCAGCGCTTCATCCACGAGCGCCGTGACGAACTGGATCACGAAGAACGGATTGCCGCCCGTCTTCTCGTGCACGAGTTGCGCGAGCGGCCCGGCTGCCGCAATCGAACAGCGCAGCGAATCGGCGATGAACTCCGTCACGTTTGCAGGCGTGAGCGGCGTGAGTTCGATACGCGCCATCTTCACGCCGGTGTCGCCGATATCGTCCAGCATGCGCGCGAGCCGATGCCCGGCATCGACTTCGTTATCGCGATACGCACCGACCAGCAACAAGTGCTTCACGTCCGCGTGCGTGGCGAGATGTTCGAGCAGATCGAGCGTGGCGGCATCGAGCCATTGCAGATCGTCGATAAAGAGCGCGAGCGGATGCTCGGGCCGCGCGAACACGCTCACGAAGCGCTGAAACACGATACGGAAGCGATTGTGCGCGTCCTGTGGCGGCAACCCCGGCACCGCCGGCTGCTCACCGATGATCAGCGCGAGTTCGGGAATCAGATTGACGATCAACTGGCCATTGGGCGTGAGCGCATCGGTGAGTGCACGCCGCCAGTGCTCGACTTCGGCATCGGTCTTGTTGAGGAGATCGCGCACGAGCGATTGAAACGCCTGCGCAAGCGGCACATACGGAATGTCGCGTTTGTATTGATCGAACTTGCCAGACGCGAACAGCCCGCGTGTCGGCACCAATACCTTGTGCAGTTCGTTGACCACCGACGACTTGCCGATGCCCGCATAGCCCGAGATCAGCACGCGTTCGGTGTCGCCCTCCGTCACGACGCGATTGAACGCCGCGATGAGTTCGCCGATCTGCACATCGCGTCCATAGAGCTTTTCGGGTATGCGCAAGCGATCGGACGCATCGCGCGTGCCGAGCGCGAATGGCGCGATTGCATGACGCGCTTCCCACGCGGACAAACACGTGAGCAAATCCGCCCGCACGCCTGATGCGGTTTGATAGCGCTGTTCCGCGGTCTTCGCGAGCAGCCGTTCGACGATCTGCGCGACCGGCGCGGGAATGCCGTGCACGCGCTCGCCGGGCGGAACGGGCTTGCGCGCGATATGGCAATGAATCCATTCGATCGCATTCGTTGCACTGAACGGCGGCGCGCCGGTGAGCATCTCGTAGAGCGTCACGCCGAACGAATAGAGGTCGCTGCGTGCGTCGATCGAACGGTTCATGCGGCCGGTCTGCTCGGGCGCCATATACGCCAGTGTTCCCGCGATGATTTCCGGCGGCGCGGGCGGCTGATGCTCATGCGGCAGCAACGACGCAATGCCGAAGCCCGTGAGACGCACGCGGTCTTCGGCATCGACCAGCACGTTGGCAGGCTTGATGTCCTTATGCACGATGCCGCATGCATGCGCCTCGCCGATCGCTTGCGCCAGATTCGCCGCGATACGCAAACAGCGCGTGAGTTCGAGCGGACGTCCCAGCATGCCGATCAGCGGATCGCCGCCGCCGTCATCGAGAATCAGTACCGGCGGCACGCGCCCCAGATCGAGCGCGAGCGGTTGCGCCGCCCATTCAGGATCGAGCAGCGAAGCCAGGCCGTACTCGTGTTCGAGGCGCATGATGCTCTGCGATGCGGGCTGCGTGGCGATCAGCGCAAGCACCGAGACGGGCGAGCCGGGCCGCTGCGCACGGCACAGCGACAACTCGCCGTCGTCGTGCAGCGGCTCGAGCGAAAAGCCGGTGAGATCCATGGAGATGCTCCTTGTCTCGCTGCTCTCTTCCGAGGAAAACGATACGTCGGACCGCACGGATCGCTTTACGAATCGAAAAGTAGCCTAGCACGCGAGGAGCGCGATGCACCTCCGGTGGATCAGTTCATGTGGACGCTAGCGCCAGAGCGTACCCGTGTAATAGCCGAGTCGCGCCTCGACATCATGATTCTTCTGCAGGCCGAGTTCCATCAACTGAGAGATCTTTTCCTGCGCTGCGGGACGTCCTACCGATGCGATGAAGGCATCCCATTCGGGTGCGACGGCCGAATCCGGCGGCAACGTTTGCGTGTTGACCTGCTGCTTGATCGCGGCGAGCGATTGCTTGTCGAAGGACGCGATACGTGTGGCGAGCGCATCGACGAAGTCGTCCAGTTCGTTGTCGGGAAACGAGCGATTCACGTAGCCATAGCGTTCGGCGAGCGGACCGTCGATATCGTTTCCGCTGACGAGCACTTCCAGCGCGCGGCCTCGGCCGATCATCCGCGATAGCCGTGTCATCGGTCCGCCGCCGGGAACGAGCGCCGCGCCGATCTCCCATTGCGACAGCAACGTGCCTTCGTTGCTTGCAAAGCGCATGTCGCTCGCGAGTGCGAGTTCACTGCCGACGCCGGTTGCGCGTCCGCGTATCTTCGCAATGGAGATGACCGATGTCCTGCCGAGACGCACCAGCATGTCGGGCAACGGCGGCAAGCCCGTCGGTCCCGGCGGCATGCTTGTGGTGGCTTCGAGCGGCGGCACGAAATCGTAGTGCGTGAGAAAGAAGCCGGGCACCGCGCTCTCGAAGACGACCACCTTGACATGCGGGTCGGTTTCGAGCGCGCTTACGACCGCGTTGAGTTGCGGCATCGTGTCCGGCCCGAAAATGTTGAAGGGCGGATTGTCGATGATGATCCGCCAGTACGACGGACTGCGAGGTTCGATTCTGATCTGCGCGTGCGCGCTGTCCTGAGCCATCTCGATCTCCATGGAAGCAATGCCGGACTATCCGCGCAGCACCTTGAGCAAATCCTGCGCGGCCGACTTCGACGATGCAGGGTTCTGCCCCGTGATCAGACGCCCGTCGATGATCGACAGCACCTGCCAGTCAGGCACTTTCTCGAAGAGGCCGCCGAGCCGCTTGAGTTCGTCTTCGACGAGAAACGGCACGACCTTCGTGAGCTGCACCGCTTCTTCTTCCGAATTGGTGAAACCCGATACACGCTTTCCTTTCACGAGCGGTTCGCCGTTCACCTTGACGTGACGCAGCACGCCCGGCGCATGACATACGAAGGCGACCGGCTTGCCCAAATTCCAGAAGCGTTCGATCAGCGCGATCGAAACCGGATCTTCCGCCAGATCCCACATAGGCCCATGACCGCCGGGATA from Caballeronia insecticola includes these protein-coding regions:
- a CDS encoding MFS transporter; the protein is MLMEDPTLAHDTRAPGDETTTLRQWLAVAAVTIGAFAFVTTEFLPVGLLPHVAKELNILPGVAGLMVTTPGIVAAISAPALMLGAGRMDRRHVFLWLTAILLVSNLLSAFAPNLAVMLTGRALLGAALGGFWTLATSASGRLVAPRDSARAMAAILTGVTCATVIGVPLGTLIASVASWRVSFLATGGLVAVALIAQWLLVPSLPSAAALRFADLTALMRRAHPRKSLLMVALIFGAHFSSYTYVTPFLLNDAHLDMSTVTWLLLGFGIIGFFSNFAVSSVVARRLKTSLVAMTSLLMFSLLLLPVLRHLEFGVGAVVLAWGIAFGALPLCFSVWIQRATPEHPEAGSALFVGIIQVAIAAGSFVGGAVVDHVGIPTDFMVGAALAMLGLATLAGIDGEASRNDTCSVPCEAAPD
- a CDS encoding AAA family ATPase translates to MDLTGFSLEPLHDDGELSLCRAQRPGSPVSVLALIATQPASQSIMRLEHEYGLASLLDPEWAAQPLALDLGRVPPVLILDDGGGDPLIGMLGRPLELTRCLRIAANLAQAIGEAHACGIVHKDIKPANVLVDAEDRVRLTGFGIASLLPHEHQPPAPPEIIAGTLAYMAPEQTGRMNRSIDARSDLYSFGVTLYEMLTGAPPFSATNAIEWIHCHIARKPVPPGERVHGIPAPVAQIVERLLAKTAEQRYQTASGVRADLLTCLSAWEARHAIAPFALGTRDASDRLRIPEKLYGRDVQIGELIAAFNRVVTEGDTERVLISGYAGIGKSSVVNELHKVLVPTRGLFASGKFDQYKRDIPYVPLAQAFQSLVRDLLNKTDAEVEHWRRALTDALTPNGQLIVNLIPELALIIGEQPAVPGLPPQDAHNRFRIVFQRFVSVFARPEHPLALFIDDLQWLDAATLDLLEHLATHADVKHLLLVGAYRDNEVDAGHRLARMLDDIGDTGVKMARIELTPLTPANVTEFIADSLRCSIAAAGPLAQLVHEKTGGNPFFVIQFVTALVDEALIAFDHHAGIWTWDLPRIHGKGLTENVAELMAMKLNRLPEATRDALGQLAILGNVAKIDALALIDGQPEASIDKKLWGAVSAGLVRRIDDAYVFAHDRVQEAAYALIPAEERAAAHLRIGRALSSAVSSDKLDELLFEIVNHLNRAASLMNDDAERERTVALNYAAGQRAMHSAAFASARAYLAHGAALLALDAWTRHYERTFELYLALSECEYLAGDFAQADTLFDMLLERAHSTLDRAKVFGLRMELYQVAGRFDESFDVARLALRDFGVLLPLDDTAVNAEVEAELRDTTLNLAGRAIGTLVDAPVASDPATWAIVDLLVESMPCAFIARPAFYPLITLKAVNLSLRAGNTDKSSFAYGNYSLMLVSSLGDIASAVQYSEMSLKLNEKFGNRRFQGKLLHLHGNHINFWRRHIMTDLPILERASAACLDVGDLAFAGYLAFTTVWQTIEKGTPLADVLSVSERYASFARQSRNDAVYETIRLEQHFVATLQGQAGGVHAFDAEASFAVVARANFGCGIAFHYIMRLMLAYLDARYTDALDAAHNARSILDAAMALPIEATFHFFHALTLAALHASANVEQQREWRDAIHATCEKFALWTKHCPENFRHRHALVSAELARVEGRDPEAMHFYEEAVRSAREHGFIQNQALAHELAARFHAERGLETIADSYLLNARSCYDRWGARGKVSQMVRSHAQLRHETSKFDNTIATSNEQLDLATVVNVSRAIFSGVDLKELIHTLMRLSLEHAGANRGVLILKRRKELRVEAEATTRADVVEVRLTKQRAEEADLPKSVLRYVMRTGDSLLLDDASSVNPYSSDEYIRRNDCRSILCLPLVKQTRLIGVLYLENSLASNVFTPARTAVLRLLASQAAMSLETARLYADLQHAEALLADAQQLSSTGSFDWHVARGELFWSKESFRIFEYDLATVPTLDLMLARVHPDDVTFVRLMLDRATHDRQPFDVEHRLMMPDGSVRHLQLVGHVIVDVDAGMRVLGALKDITTRKQAHAALVRSEHRYRSLFFDMPVGLWQIDAQPLITLLSELRAQGVEDLSDYIDTHPGWLDRAMELLVVEEVNHHAAQMFGARDRSVLLGPLSWVWRDSPGTFRRALESRYSGAALFQETTRVPTLDGRIIDVLLTVARPGATEELGIALISLVDLTERIRAQEMLQRLQADFAHAARISMLGELSASIAHELKQPLAAITMNSALGTRWLDRPVPDVAEARLIGQRIAIDAKRAVDIVDRIRAMAVRRDAKRVAAPLDALIDEALVFLQHEVHAHGVNIVRKSATGSPVVLADRVQLQQVIVNLLVNSMQAMQTMDSTAHARSEITIRTTMPDASSVTCAVEDSGPGIDPQVMNRVFQSFFTTKENGMGMGLAICRSIIEAHGGEIAADNASPHGGARFFFTLPLAVSS
- a CDS encoding aldo/keto reductase; the encoded protein is MIESLDFRTRTIALDHGGGRMPALGFGTLIPDPATTISATRDALKTGFRHFDCAERYQNEREVGEALRSGLAEGIAREDVFMTTKLWNTNHRPERVKPAFDASLERLGLDYLDLYLIHTPFAFQPGDEQDPRDEKGNVIYDEGITLLDTWRAMEALVGDGRCRAIGLSDIGLDELRPLYEAARIKPAAVQIEAHPYLPETELLDFCKEKGIVFLAFAPLGHGIRPGPLEDPVVAEVAGRTGRTPAQVLLAWAVQRGGALLTTPKTAARARENFDISALPADAFDAVNNIKTRQRYNEVVKTGSPGFIPQRR
- a CDS encoding BON domain-containing protein produces the protein MQIRTLILAITAATALVATSLAVMPSASAADSSSGGTDAVSKKQERANNRALSHSVRQSLTHVKGLDSSHINVLAHGGSITLKGTVPDSGQIDSAAGATRKVAGVSSVDNRLTVGEAGN
- a CDS encoding nuclear transport factor 2 family protein, encoding MSKEAIRHALDAHWHASASGDLDAEHAIYEDNAICDYPQSGERIHGRRNLQALRGHHPDKPSGFDVRRIQGEGNLWITEYTIAYKGRPSCVVSIMEFRDGKVVHETQYFSDPFAAPAWRSQWVSPIA
- a CDS encoding epoxide hydrolase family protein produces the protein MSNDMLYGTASRRRFIGMAAAIAAAGSLSRFAFADASITDIAQPKGGDKTAIRALRVHVPEAQLADLKRRVKATRWPERETVTDASQGVQLVTMQSLAHYWTTTYDWRKVETRLNALPQFVTEIDGLDIHFIHVRSKQPNAMPMIITHGWPGSIIEQMKIIDPLTNPTAHGGTAADAFDVVIPSLPGYGFSGKPTATGWDPGRTARAWVVLMQRLGYTRYVAQGGDWGNAVTEQMALLTPPGLLGIHTNMPATVPDDIDKALKYGQPAPAGLSPDEQHAFEQLAYFYKHGLGYALEMSNRPQTLYGIEDSPIGAAAWMLDHDAASQALIARVFAGQSEGLTRDDILDNVTLYWLTNTGVSSARLYWENKLNFFAPKHVMLPVAVSVFPDEIYSAPQSWTEKAYPKLIHYNRLSKGGHFAAWEQPQVFTQELRASFQSLR